The Euzebyales bacterium genome includes a region encoding these proteins:
- a CDS encoding glycogen debranching N-terminal domain-containing protein translates to MLITTLASLHTAVGGGAVLITASDGGVTPDGVTGLYSGDRRLLSHLALTVAGHHHELLDSADPGPDRRTLHRLVRDAAGRQRALLSQVHHVDGGLRVDLTVRSLGGEVTLELVIDVATDLGDLLTLRYGEPPPPPVPYRPAGAGLVGGDTTVGVEVTAGEAILDPTGRVSWTVTATPGVSRTVGIDVARRPRRRSSAPAVADVEVTGDHRWHRAVASARADLVALHMHDDERGLSWIGAGAPWYMALFGRDALLTAHQALILGTGQALDVLEALAHFQGTTDDERTGEAPGKVLHELRTGDSGVFGLAPWQPYFGSVDATPLFVMLLAEAWRWGADADRVRALLPAARRAVAWCRSVAEADAGGHLTYDADPDGLINQGWKDFPDAMVHADGSIAPPPIAVVEAQGYHWRALRDLAELERHVGDPVASDSLGAEAAGVRSRVLAAFRSPADHVLAMALDGHGRPLEVTSSNAGHLLWVGMLDAADAAALADRLTAADMDSGWGLRTLSSTAAAYDPLSYHRGSIWPHDTALVIDGIARAGRQRRAANLIDGVLRLAEHAGWRLPEVVAGYGVDEVDAPVPYPTTCSPQAWSAAVPLALLRTLLRLDPDVPAGRVALGPALRDDVTLTVTGIRLGAHRLDVSLDRGRISARTDAPLDVTVRDEPDVSSDAR, encoded by the coding sequence GTGCTCATCACGACCCTTGCGTCCCTGCACACCGCGGTCGGTGGCGGTGCGGTGCTGATCACGGCATCCGACGGTGGTGTTACCCCGGACGGGGTCACCGGCCTCTATAGCGGCGACCGCCGGCTGCTGTCACACCTGGCCCTCACCGTGGCCGGCCACCACCATGAACTGCTCGACAGTGCAGACCCGGGTCCCGACCGGCGCACCCTGCACCGGCTGGTCCGGGATGCCGCGGGACGGCAGCGGGCGCTGCTGTCCCAAGTGCACCACGTCGACGGCGGCCTGCGCGTCGATCTGACAGTGCGGTCGCTCGGTGGCGAGGTCACGCTCGAGCTGGTCATCGACGTCGCGACCGACCTGGGTGACCTGCTCACGCTGCGTTATGGCGAGCCCCCACCGCCGCCCGTGCCCTACCGCCCGGCCGGCGCCGGGCTGGTCGGCGGGGACACCACGGTCGGGGTCGAGGTGACCGCTGGCGAGGCGATCCTGGACCCCACCGGTCGGGTGTCGTGGACGGTTACCGCCACCCCGGGGGTGTCGCGCACCGTCGGGATAGACGTCGCACGCCGGCCGCGACGGCGATCGTCCGCGCCCGCCGTCGCCGACGTCGAGGTGACCGGCGACCACCGGTGGCACCGGGCCGTCGCGTCGGCGCGTGCCGACCTCGTGGCCCTGCACATGCACGACGACGAGCGCGGGCTCTCGTGGATCGGCGCCGGCGCGCCCTGGTACATGGCGCTGTTCGGCCGCGACGCCCTCCTGACGGCCCACCAGGCCCTGATCCTGGGCACCGGCCAGGCGCTCGACGTCCTCGAGGCGCTGGCGCACTTCCAGGGGACGACCGACGACGAGCGGACGGGCGAGGCACCCGGCAAGGTGCTCCATGAGCTGCGCACCGGCGACAGCGGCGTCTTCGGGCTGGCGCCCTGGCAGCCGTACTTCGGGTCGGTCGACGCCACCCCGCTGTTCGTCATGCTGCTCGCCGAGGCGTGGCGGTGGGGCGCGGACGCCGATCGGGTGCGCGCGCTGCTGCCCGCGGCCCGCCGCGCGGTGGCGTGGTGCCGCTCCGTGGCCGAGGCAGACGCAGGCGGCCACCTGACCTACGACGCCGACCCCGACGGGCTGATCAACCAGGGCTGGAAGGACTTCCCCGACGCGATGGTGCACGCCGACGGGAGCATCGCACCACCGCCGATCGCGGTGGTCGAGGCCCAGGGCTACCACTGGCGGGCGCTGCGCGACCTCGCCGAGCTGGAGCGGCACGTGGGGGATCCGGTCGCCAGCGACAGCCTGGGCGCCGAGGCCGCGGGCGTGCGGTCACGGGTCCTGGCGGCGTTCCGCTCACCCGCCGACCACGTGCTGGCCATGGCGCTGGACGGCCACGGACGCCCTCTGGAGGTCACGTCGAGCAACGCCGGCCACCTGCTGTGGGTCGGCATGCTTGACGCCGCCGACGCTGCGGCGCTGGCCGACCGGCTGACGGCGGCGGACATGGACAGCGGGTGGGGCCTGCGCACGTTGAGCAGCACGGCGGCCGCGTACGACCCGTTGTCGTACCACCGCGGGTCGATCTGGCCCCACGACACCGCCCTCGTGATCGACGGGATTGCCCGCGCGGGACGGCAGCGGCGCGCCGCGAACCTCATCGACGGGGTGCTGCGGCTGGCCGAGCACGCCGGATGGCGCCTGCCCGAGGTGGTCGCCGGATACGGCGTCGACGAGGTCGACGCACCTGTGCCCTACCCCACCACCTGCAGTCCACAGGCGTGGAGCGCCGCGGTGCCGCTCGCCCTGCTGCGCACGCTGCTGAGGCTCGACCCCGACGTGCCGGCGGGCAGGGTGGCGCTCGGGCCCGCACTGCGCGATGACGTGACCCTCACCGTCACGGGCATCCGCCTCGGCGCCCACCGCCTCGACGTGTCGCTCGACCGCGGCCGCATCTCCGCGCGCACCGACGCCCCCCTCGATGTCACCGTGCGCGACGAACCAGATGTGTCATCGGATGCACGATGA